The region TGGGGACCGTGCTGTCCATATCTCAGGCGACGAAAAAGTCATCTATTATGGACGCAAAGCTCGCAGGAGAGGCACACAAAAACGACAAGAGTCTCAAGCGGCCTTCAATGTTCGTCTCCATCTCCTGGAAGAAGCTGGTGGCAAATCCCGCAAAAAAGAGTGCCAAGAAAGTGACCCCGAATCCGATCCCCGCCTGCGAGATCCCGTCCGGCCGAGTGGATCAGCTTAACAGCGAAAATACCAGGAAGACCCACCAAACCGAAGAGAAGAAATCCAAAGCGCCGATCCCGGTCCCGGTGCCCACAGTCCCCCAAGATGCTGTCGTCCAAAACGGGAAGCCCTCCGCGGTCCAGAAGCAACCCAGCAGCGTGTCTCTGGTGTCACCGAGGCGGATAGTTATCCAGGCTTCAACCGGGGAGCTGCTCCACTGTTTAGGGGACTTCATGTGCCGCAGGTGTTTTAAACTGAAAGAGCTGAACAGCGGAGATGTGGTCATCTGGTTTCGAAACATCGATCGGACTCTGTTGCTCCAGGGCTGGCAAGACCTAGGCTTCATCACGCCGGCTAACGTGGTGTTCGTGTACCTGCTGTGCGAAGACACGATATCGGACAGCATCGACAGCAAGGCCGAGCTGCAGGGCACCTTTCAGACTTGCCTCTACCTTGCATACTCCTACATGGGCAACGAGATCTCCTACCCGCTCAAGCCGTTCATGATCGAATCGAACAAGGACGTTTTCTGGGAGACGTCGCTCCGGATCATCAACAGGCTGAGTGCCAAAATGCTGCAGCTGAATGCAGACCCGCAGTTTTTCACCGAGGTCTTCCAAGACCTCAAAAACCAACGAGACACGTGCGAGGCAAACCTGGACCGCTGAGAACGAAAAacacttgtgctttttttttttttaaagactaggTGCAAATCAAACAGCATTGGTTTTGAATGTAAAGGCCAACGTTGAAGGCTTCTCACGTCTGGGCTGAATATCTCTAGAATGATGTTACAGCTTCGGTGTGTTTAGGATACAGTGTAGGAGGTTTCTATAAATGCATGCCAATGGTAATATTGTCCTATTTTGTCTTGTCTCTTGAGTGACGCAGGGATTGACTTCGTAGTATAAAGTGACACCCCCGTTTCATTCATGATTAGGCCACTCTCTGAGTGTAAAGTAAATGGATGTCGCAATGAGGTGCAGGTTTGAGGCGGGACCAGAACAGATCTGTGTGCTTGTGAGAAGTCGGGAGGCGGAGCTGTCCGAGGTGCTGACCTGTGCTACCGTTTCTCCTCCGCTCCCTTCTATCAGAGTCGCATCGTCAAAACCGAGCCGAGCTGGCTTACGAGGATCAGAGTCAGAACAATACACGATCGGCACATTAAACCCAAACcttgtaatattgcttttttagATTCTCAACCAGCTGATAGGTAAGCTGTTCAACAGGCAACAGATATAAGAAGTATGTTCCTTTAAGGGGACAAAACATGTCAGGCCTCCTTATGTAGATAGTCCCTCTATAAAAGAGGTAGAAAAGCAAGTCTCCATCTTCTGCTGAAAAGCATCATGCTGCATATGGCTTCATAGCATGTATCTATTTCTTACTCCTGTTGTGTTCAAATAAACCACCTcactttgaattaaaataacttttttcgCCAACCACCTTGATTTCGACCGTTGGTTCGAGGATATGTAATatattatgatatgatataatataatataacatgaCAATGCTGGCAGACATAGTTAGAGGCAGTATTTTCCTCCTGGAATGTGATAAACTGCCCTAAATATTACCATATATGGCCCCACAGCAAGAGTATTTGCTTATTCAACCCAAGGCccatatgtgtatttttttcaatacattGCAGAGGTCAGCATGACTAGAGACTAAATGGAATGTAAAGTTTTTCAAgagatttttgaaaaatctCATATGTGCCAACTACCAAATACTCTTGGCCTGAAACTATGTGGTTTACATGTACATATCCTTCATTTTAGATGCGctctttgtttaatttgtatctGCCTGTTTTTGAAGCTGACTGCATATGCTGCAGTTCaagcatgacaaaaaacaaatagagcATTAAGGTCAAATGGTATTTTTTGCCATGCTCTGTAAATGTGTCGTGATCCTCATTTTGACTGGGTTTAAAGGACGCTTCCTcataatgtaaatattgaatGTGAAGGTGTCATTGTTCAGTGACTAGTCATTTCCACACATTTTGCAGTTTGTATAAGCTAAATGTGATTTGACTGCAACTCTGAAGCCATGCTTTTAGGGCAACCTGGACAGTTATTCAGTATTATGCTTCAAAGTAGCCattgtgatgttgtgttgtgAAACCATTGCTTGGAATGTAGAATATAATGCTGCTATTTTGCACAGCTGTGAACAAACCTTGATGTTTTGCACAGTGGTATAACATGATGGTCGTGTACCAGTGTT is a window of Etheostoma cragini isolate CJK2018 chromosome 11, CSU_Ecrag_1.0, whole genome shotgun sequence DNA encoding:
- the cdk5r2b gene encoding cyclin-dependent kinase 5 activator 2b, which gives rise to MGTVLSISQATKKSSIMDAKLAGEAHKNDKSLKRPSMFVSISWKKLVANPAKKSAKKVTPNPIPACEIPSGRVDQLNSENTRKTHQTEEKKSKAPIPVPVPTVPQDAVVQNGKPSAVQKQPSSVSLVSPRRIVIQASTGELLHCLGDFMCRRCFKLKELNSGDVVIWFRNIDRTLLLQGWQDLGFITPANVVFVYLLCEDTISDSIDSKAELQGTFQTCLYLAYSYMGNEISYPLKPFMIESNKDVFWETSLRIINRLSAKMLQLNADPQFFTEVFQDLKNQRDTCEANLDR